A region of Pleionea litopenaei DNA encodes the following proteins:
- a CDS encoding alpha/beta hydrolase → MSTLKFEVTLKIVLMLLILSLSTLNGCSTSSSIGLKHSQVPWQMNMSSAIDITASSPEMLTNLQYSSVLALPFRQFDQRIDYGSEPSQFGLLWYAEGDAKKRAPIIALIHGGCWLKAYDVSHTYALATELSNQGFHVWNIEYRRSDQLNASWPQSYQDIRRALVAMDQLAVDFNRIVLLGHSAGGHLGLLAASDKSLVAQLPRLKAMVGLAAIIDIEQYAQGNNSCESATQYFIGAPWPNQLTSYREANPIHRSMQIPIYLFQGKQDPIVGFPDVLPWPVSLFVDDKAGHFDWVHPKSSGFRYLVQQLKDI, encoded by the coding sequence ATGAGCACACTTAAATTCGAAGTAACGTTAAAAATAGTCCTGATGTTATTGATACTCTCACTGAGCACTTTGAACGGCTGTTCTACATCGAGCTCTATTGGTCTCAAGCACTCGCAAGTACCATGGCAAATGAATATGAGTTCAGCCATTGATATCACCGCATCGTCTCCCGAAATGCTGACTAATCTCCAGTACTCGTCTGTATTGGCGTTGCCGTTTAGGCAATTTGATCAACGTATTGATTATGGTAGTGAGCCATCGCAATTTGGATTACTTTGGTACGCTGAAGGCGATGCTAAAAAGCGAGCGCCCATCATCGCTTTAATTCATGGTGGATGTTGGTTAAAAGCTTACGACGTTTCTCATACCTATGCTTTGGCAACTGAATTATCAAACCAAGGATTTCACGTTTGGAACATCGAATATCGTCGCAGTGATCAATTAAATGCCAGCTGGCCGCAAAGCTATCAAGATATAAGACGTGCGCTGGTGGCAATGGATCAACTCGCGGTTGATTTCAACAGAATCGTGCTGCTCGGGCATTCTGCCGGCGGTCATTTAGGATTATTAGCGGCCTCTGATAAGTCGCTGGTTGCTCAACTTCCAAGGTTGAAAGCCATGGTTGGCTTGGCGGCTATTATCGACATTGAGCAGTATGCTCAGGGAAATAATAGTTGTGAGAGTGCGACTCAATATTTTATTGGAGCACCATGGCCAAATCAGTTAACGTCGTACCGGGAAGCCAACCCGATTCATCGCTCAATGCAAATTCCGATTTATTTATTTCAAGGGAAGCAAGATCCAATTGTAGGTTTTCCGGATGTATTACCTTGGCCAGTGAGTCTTTTTGTGGATGACAAAGCAGGACATTTCGATTGGGTTCATCCAAAGAGTTCTGGATTTCGTTATTTAGTTCAACAGCTAAAAGATATTTAA